The segment CGTTGCAGCGCCAAAAGCCAGGGCAGAGACAAGAGCTACCGCCGCCAGGATGGGTCGAATGCCGTGGATCAAGGCCGTCCTCCAGTCCGCCCATCTTACCGCCGAGCGCAAGGGTTAAGACGCGCTGTATCGCACGCTGGCAGTCGCCGGGAGCGGCCCCTATAATGACAGCGCTTCGCTCCGGGAGAATCACGCGACGAGGGAGGCGGCATGGCATACGAGACATTGCTCTTTGAAAAGACGGGCCACAAGGCGGTCATCACGCTGAACCGGCCGCAGGCGCTGAATTCCTTCAACCGCGCCATGATGCGCGAGTTGGTGGAGGCGTGGGCGGCAGTGAAGAACGACGGAGACATCTGGGTGACGATCCTGACGGCGGTGGGCGATAAGGCCTTCTGCACGGGGATTGACGTGCGGGAGAGCGCGGCGGAAGTGGCGGCGATCGGCCACATGGAGCGGTGGAAGGATGTGCCGGGTTCCCGGGTCACCGCCAGGCAGAACGGCTGTTGGAAGCCCGTCATCACGGCCGTCAACGGCATGTGCGCCGGGGGCGGCCTCTACTTCGCCGGCGATAGCGATATCACCATCTGCTCGGAGAACGCTACCTTCTTCGATCCGCACGTCACCTATGGCCGCGTGACCGCCGTGGAGCCGGTGATGCTGACCCGGCGCATCCCCTTCGGCGAGGTGATGCGGATGTCGCTCATGGGGAGCGCCTGGCGGATGAACGCCCAGCGCGCCCACCAGATCGGCCTGGTGCAGGAAGTGGTGCCCGCGGCAAAGCTGATGGAGACGGCCCATGCGATGGCGGACGTGCTGGCGGAGCTGCCGCCGCTGACCTTGGCGGGAACGGTGGAGGCGATCTGGAAAGGGCTCGAGATGGACCGCCAGGCGGCGATGGACTACGGCCTGCTGGTAGCCCAGCGCAACGCATTCACGGAAGACCACGAAGAAGGCCGGCGCGCCTTTGCCGAAAAACGCAAGCCGCAGTACAAGAACCGCTAACCATCGCGTCATCCTGGGTGTCTTCGCGCACCCGGATGATGAGACGACCAGCTCCGCAGGAACGATGTGCCGCTATAGCAAGGAAGGCGTTCCCGTCCACATCATCAGCGCCACGCGCGGAGAGCAGGGCGCTTTGGGCACCAACGGCGTGACCTACACCCGGAAGGAACTGCCGGCCGTCCGGGAGCGTGAGCTGCGGGAGGCGCTGGCGCGCTACGGCGCGAACCCGCCGGTATTCCTGGGCTACCGCGACCAGGAAATGAAGGATGCGAACCCCAGGGAACTGGTGGGCAAAATCGAGGCGGAGATGCTGCGGGTGAGGCCGACGGCGGTGATCACCTTCGGGCCCCACGGCATCTCCAAGCACCCGGACCACACGGCTGTCCACAAAGCGACGAAGAAAGCGTTCGATTCGTACCGGAAGAAGACTGGCGCCGATGTATCGCTTCTCTACGTAGCCCTCCCGGGGAAGCGCGTAAAGGAGTTCAAGCTGGACCTGGACGGCCCTGAGACCAAACCGAACGTGACGATAGACATCACGCCGGACTTCCGGACGAAGATCTGGGGGCTGCGTAACTATCGCTCTCAGGAAGACGCCCAGTTCTTGGCGAAGATGTTCGAGGAGCGAAAGGTTACCCAAGAGTCGTTCCATCAGATCTACCCGCCGTTGCCGAAGGGAACGATGAAGACGAGGCTGTGGGAGTAGCGCTCCGCTTCGCCCCTTATTCGCATCCGAGGCTATAATCCTGCCAATCGTTCCTGGAGGCGCGCCATGTCCGGCAAGCTGCGGCTCTACCAAACCTCGTTCACCGTCTCGGATTTCGACCGCTCGATCGCCTTCTACCGCGATGTGCTGGGCATGACGGTGAAGCGCACCTTCCTCAAGGACGGGGAGACGCTGGGCGTGATGACTGGCTACCCCGGCACTCAGCTGCGCATCGCCATGCTTGCCGCCGGGGACCACGAGATAGAGCTGCTCCACTACATCCCGGCGGCCGGGAAGAAGCAGCCGCCGGAGCGGCGGGACATCGGCGCGGGACACATCGCGTTCCAGGTGGACGACATCGAGGCTGTGTATAAGGATCTCAAGGCGAAGGGCGTCCGGTTCGTTTCGCCGCCACAAGATTTCGGCGCGGCGAAGGCCTGCTATTTCACCGACCCGGACGGCATCACCCTAGAGCTAGTCCAGCGCATGCCGGGCTAGGGCGCGGGGCGCGGCGTCGTGAGCGAAACGCCGCCATCCACCACAATAGTGTGCCCGGTGACGTATGCGGCGAGGGCGGAGGCCAGGTAGACGGCCGCGCCGCCCATATCCTCCGGTGAGGCGAGGCGCTTCATCGGGTTTGCCTCTTCTACGGGCCTGAAGTCGCCCTTGGCCACGCGCTCCGTCATCTTCTCCGTGGCCGTCGTGGCGGGCGCGATGGCGTTGACGCGTATGCCATGGGGCGCGAGCTCCAAAGCGATGTTTTGGGTCAGATTGATGATGCCTGCCTTCGCAGCGCCGTAGGGAGAGAGGCCCTTCACCGCGCGGATGCCCGCCAGAGAGCTGATGTTGATGATGGAGCCGCGCACGCCCCTGGCGATGAAGGACTTGGCTTCCGCGTGGCAGCACCAGTAGGTGGCGCGCAGGTTGTTGGCGATGACATCTTCGAAGAAGTTGGGCGTGGCCTCCAGGAAGGGCGTGGGGCGATGGCCGGCCATGCTGCCGACGTTGTTGACGCAGATATCGAGGCGGCCCAGGCCCTTCACCGTCTCTTCGAGCATGCGCGCGACGCTTTCAGGCTTGCGAACGTCCACCTCGATAGCAAGGGCGCGATGGCCCATGCCGTGGACCTCGCGGGCGACCTTTTCAGCGCCGGGCTTGTCCACATCGGCGATGGCGATGTTGCAGCCGGCGCGGGCCAGCATGACGGCGCAGCCCCGGCCGATGCCGGCCGCGCCCCCGGTGACGAGGGCGACTTTCCCAGAGAGGCCGAGGAGGGACTGCTCCATGGCGGTTAGAGGGCCTTCTTTTCGAACTGGCCGCCTTTCATGACGGCCTTGATGCGGTTCTTGTCCTGCAGGACGGCGATATCCGCGGTCGGGTCGCCGTCCATCACTAACAAGTCGGCAAACTTCCCGGGGGCGACGGTCCCGAGGTCGCTGCCCAGGCCCATGAGCTCAGCGCCGTTCTTGGTGGCCCAGCGGATAACATCCAGAGGAGCGATGCCTGCGCGCTTGACGTAGATCTCCAGCTCCCGGGCGTAGCTCCCGTGGGGAAGCGCCACGGTGCCGTAATCGTCGCCGACGACCATCTTCACGCCGGCGGCGGTCGCCTCGGGGAGCATGGCGCACGTCTTCTCGAACTCATCGGCCACGATGCGCCACCTTAGCTGGTCAGCTTCGCCCCGGCGCTTAGCCTCTTCCAGCAGGCGCGAGGGATAGAAGATGCTGGGCGCGACGTAGGCCTTATTCTTCAGTATCCCTTCGATGGCTTCGCCGTCTATGGCGTCGGCATGATCGAGAAGGTCCACGCGAGCCTTGAGGCAGGCCATGATGCCCTTCTTGGAGACCACGTGTCCCCGGATGAGCTTGCCGCGCTCGTGGGCGGCATCGGCGGCGGCCTGCAGCTCATCCTGGCTGATGGCCATCTGCTCGGAGTCGCCGGGGACGCCGTGGCCCCATGTGACGTAGAGCTTGATGATATCGGCGCCGCGCTTAATCTCCTCGCGCACGCCGCGCCGAAAGGCGTCCGGCCCGTCACAGCGGAAGGCGATGCCCTCCAGGCCGACCTCCCACCAGTGAGGCACGTTGTCCACCACGCCCCCCGTAGTGACGACATCACGGCTGGCGGCGACGATGCGAGGCCCCTGGATGAGCTTATCCGCGATGGCCTTTTTCAGGACGGCGTCTATGTTGTGGACGGTGCTGGCGCCGATGTACGAGGTGTAGCCGCACATGAGGAGCTCGTGGACGTTCTTGGCCGCGACCATGGCGAGGTAGGCGGGCGGATGCTGGAGGTCTACGGGGCCTCCCCAGGTCCCGGCGTGCTGGTAGGTGGGATGGAAGTGGGCCATGACCATGCCGGGCATGAGGGACTTGCCGCCTAGATCGAAGCGGACATCCCCGGGAAGAGACGGCACCTTCTCGCCTCGAGGGGCAATGCGAGAGATGCGCTCGCCCTCCACCACAACCGTCGTGTTCTTCTGCGGCGGATGCTCGCCGTCTATGAGGTTGGCGTCGGCGAAGATGGTTCGGCCCATGGGAGTCTCCCGATGTGCGATGGGGCGATTGTAGGAGTCGTCCGGCGCAGGGTCAAGGGAAGGCGGCCGGCCCATCGCATTGCGGGGCGCGAAAGGCATGGGCATAATGGGGCCTTCGCTGAGGCGAACAGAGGAGGACACGATGTACAAGCAGACAACATCGCTGGCCGGCAAGGCGGCGGTGGTGACGGGGGCGGCCCAGGGGATAGGGAAGGCGATCGCGGAGTGCTACGCGGAGTTCGGCGCCAAGGTCGTGATCGTGGACATCCAGCCGAAGCCGCTGGCAGATGCCGAGCAGGCGATACGCAAGGCAGGCGGAACGGTCCTAGCCCTGCAGAAAGACGTGCGAAAGCAGGCGGACGTGGACAGCATCGTGCAGGCAACGGTGAAGCAGTTCGGCTCCATTGACGTGCTGGTGAACAACGTCGGCTGGACGAAACGAAAGCTCTTCATGGAGATGACGGACGAGGAGTGGATGGAGGCGATAGACGTGAACCTGGTGCAGGCGATGCGCTGCACGCGCGCCGCCGCGAAGGCGATGATGGCGAAGGGGACGCGCGGCTCCATCATCAACGTCACCACCATCGAAGGCTTCCGCGCGGCCCCGGGCTTTGCCCCCTATGCCGCAGCGAAGGCTGGCCTCACGAATTTCACGAAGACGATGGCGCTGGAGCTTGGTCCCTGGGGCATCCGCATCAACGCCATCGCGCCGGACGCCACGGTGACGCCGCGCATCCTGGAGATGCGGCCGGATTGGGCCAAGGGCTCCAAGCCGCCGCATATCCCCATGGGCCGCCGGGGCCAGCCGGAGGACCACGCCGGCGCGGCCCTCTACCTGGCCTCCGATATGTCGGCTTGGGTGACAGGCGAGACGATCCATGTGGGCGGCGGGACCTACGCCGCCTCAGGGTGGCGTCTGACCAACTCTGGCCACTGGAGCACAGACGGGATCAACGCCCAGGTCTATTCGGGAAAGCCCTTCGAGGGATAGGAAAGAGAGCGCACGATGGCAGGCAAAGGAAAGGCAATTGTGGCCGGTGGCGCGGGTGCCTTGGGACTCTCGATCGCGAGGGCATTGAGGAACGAGGGCTATGAGACGCACGTGACGGCGATTGACGCGCATGAAGAGTCGCGGTTCAAAGCATCGCCGGATGTGCAGGGGATCACGTGCCACATCGCGAACTTCGCCGATGGGGAGAGCGTCGAGGCGCTCTTCCGCAAGGTGGGCGGGCCGCTGGCAGCGATGGTGACGACGATCGGCGGGTTCGCGGCAGGGCCCATCGCGGAGCTGACGCCGGAGGGGATCGACAAGATGACGACGCTCAACGTGAAGACGACGCTGCTTGCGCTCAAAGGGGCCTACCCCTATCTGAAGCAGAATCCGGGCGGCGCGGGAGTCGTCGTCGTTGCGGCGCGGCCTGCGGCGCTCGGCGGGCCCGGGATGGCGCTCTACGCGGCGACGAAGGCCGCGGTGGCGAATATCGCGCTCTCGGCGGCGCAGGAGTGGCTGAAGGACGGCATCACTGTGAACGCCATCCTGCCTTCCACGATGGACACCCCCGCCAACAGGGCTGCGATGCCGAAGGCCGACTTCACCAAGTGGCCGAAGACCGATGAGGTGGCGCAGGTGGCGGCCTTCCTGGTAGGCGAGAAGGCGCGCATCGTGTCCGGGGGAGCGATCCCCGTCTACGGGAAGGCGTGACCGGAAAAGGGTCTATCCCTTCTAGCTGCGGTCGCGGACGACGACTTCGAGTTTGCCGGTGGCGGGGTCGAACATGAGACCGTGGACGGGCACGCTCTTTGGGATAAGCGGGTTCTTGCGGATGATCTTGGTGACGCGGCGCAGGTTGCCGTAGACGTCCTTGAAGGTCCCCAGCCATTCGGCGAGGCTGGGCTGAAGCTCTGTGATGGCTGATCGCGAGACGCCGCTGGCGAGCATCTTCTTCTCGAGCCTCTTCTCGTCTATCGTCCCCATGCCGCAATCCAGGTGGCCGATGACAAGGATCTCTTCGCATCCAAGGGCGTGAACGGCGACCACGAGGCTGCGGATGACTCCGCCCCTGGGGTCAATAACGGTAGTGCCAGCGTTCTTGATGATCTTGGCATCGCCGCGCTTGAGGCCGAGGGCAGGCTCAAGGAAGTCCACAAGGCGCGTGTCCATGCAGGTGAAGATGGCGATCTTCTTGGCAGGCGCGCGGCTCACGGGACGGGTGCGCTCTTCCACGAAGCGCTTGTTGTGTGCAAGAACGTCATCAAGCAGCGGCATGGGGATCTCCGAGAGTGTGGTGCAGGATCGCAACGCTATCCAAGATAACACAGGCGAAAGACGGCCGGTGGAAGCGGACCCTCTCCTCGCTGGCGAAACGAGGCCGCTCAACCTGACGAAAGTCGCGAGTGGCGCAGACGGAGGGAATTGCTGACAACGCTGACGGAGCTGAGGGCCATGGCCGCGGCGGCAAGGATGGGATTCAGGAAGCCCTGATCGCCGAAGGCGAAGTCCAGGGAGTCGGGAACGCCGCCGAGGGCGTTGAAGACGGGATAGAGGACACCGGCGGCGACGGGGATGAGGGCCACGTTATAGGCGAAGGCCCAAAAGAGGTTCTGTCTGATGGCGCGCATCGTCGCCTTGCTGAGGGCGATGGCGCGGGGAACGCCGCGCACATCGCCGCTCATGAGTGTGATGGCGGCCGTCTCCATCGCCACGTCCGCCCCCGTGCCGATGGCGATGCCCACATCGGCCTGGGCGAGGGCGGGCGCATCGTTGATGCCGTCGCCCACCATGGCGACGCGCTTCCCTTCGGCCTGCAGTCGTTTCACTTCATCGGCCTTGTGCTCAGGAAGGACTTGCGCCATCACGCGCTCAATGCCGAGCTCGCCTGCGATCGCCTTCGCCGTGCCTTCGGTGTCCCCGGTGACCATGACCACTTCGAGCCCCAGCGCTTTCAGGGAGGCGACGGCCTCCTTCGATTCGGGGCGGATCGTGTCGGCGATGGCGATGAGGCCGCGCACTTCGCCGTCCACAGCCACGTAGATCGGCGTCTTGCCCTGGGTGGAGAGGAGCTTCGCGCGGTCGCCGAGGCCGTCAACATGGAGCGACCATTCGGCCATAAAGAGGTCGTTGCCGATCAGGACGGCCTTGCCGTCCACCATCGCCTTGACGCCCAGGCCCGCTTCGGCGGCGAAGTCCTGCGGTTCGCTGAGCGAAATGCCGAGCTCCTTGGCATACTGAACGACGGCGAGCGCCAGGGGATGCTCCGAGCGTCGTTCCGCGGAGGCGGCCAGGGCCGCCAGGTCGCGCTCGGCCATGCCGGCGGCGATAACATCGGTCACGCGAGGCTTGCCCTGGGTCAGTGTGCCGGTCTTATCCAGCATCACGGCGTCCAGCTTGTGCGCCGTCTCAAGCGCTTCCGCGTTGCGGATAAGGATGCCGCTCTCCGCGCCGCGCCCCGTGCCTACCATGATCGCCGTGGGCGTCGCAAGGCCCAGGGCGCAGGGACAAGCGATGATGAGGACGGAGATGAAGGTGAGCAGGGCATAGGTGAGGACCGGCGACGGGCCGACGAGCATCCAGAGGAGGAAGGCCAGAGCGGCGACGGCGATGACCGCGGGGACGAAGATCGCGGCGATCTGATCGGCCAGGCGCTGGATGGGCGCCTTCGAGCCTTGCGCCTCCTGGACGAGGGCGACGATACGGGCGATGGCCGTCCCCTTGCCGATCTGCGTGGCGCGGAAGGTGATGCCGCCGGTGGTGTTGATCGTGCCTGCGTAGACATTCACGCCCTGGCTCTTGGTGACGGGGAGGCTTTCGCCGGTAAGCATCGCTTCGTCCACGGCGGAGCGGCCGCTGACCACAACGCCGTCTACGGGGATGCGCTCCCCCGGCTTCACGATGAGCAGGTCGCCGACCTTCACGGCGTTGATGAGCGTCTCTACTTCGCCGCCATCGGTGAGCACCGTCGCTGTCTTGGGCTGCATGCCCATGAGCTTCTTGATCGCGGAGGAGGTGCGGCTGCGGGCCGTCGCCTCCAGGTATCGGCCCAGAAGGATGAGGGCGATGATCACGATGGCCGTATCGTAGTAGACATCGGCCATGAGGCCGCCCCGCTCGAAGAAGCCCGGGGCGAAGGTGGCAACGACGCTGTAGGCCCAGGCGGCGACGGTGCCCACGGCGATGAGGGTGCTCATGTTGGCGGTGCGATGGCGGGCGGCGGACCATGCGCCCGTGTAGAACTGCCGGCCCGCCCAGAACTGGACGGGCGTGGCGATGACGAAGAGCGCCGTGAAGCGGGCCCTATCGCTCAGGTCATTTAGGCCGGGGATGACGTTGAAAGAGGCGAGCATGACGAACGCGCCGACGATCGCGCTGCTGACGAAGCGGCGCCGCAGGGCGCGGACCTCCCGGGCCTTGCGCAGGGCATCGGCATCCTCGCTCTCCTTCGATTCGGGGAGGAGCGTGTACCCGGCCTCGCTTACCGCCGAGGCAAGGGCGTCGAAAGTGACAAGGGATGGGTCGTACGCAACGCTGGCCCTTTCGGTCGCCAGGTTGACCGAGGCGGCAGAGACGCCGGGCGTCTCGCCCAGGGCGCGTTCCACGTGGCGCACGCAGGAGGCGCAGGTCATGCCCTGGACGGGGAACTCTTTCTTCTCAGTGGCAACAGGCATACGGCACCCGAGTGTGGAGAGGTTACGCCGCAATCTTCAGCGTGTAACCGGCCTTCTTCACGGCCTGGGCCATGGCCTCTTCCGTCGCCAGGGCGGGGTCGTAGGCGACCTTGGCGCGCTTGCGGAGGAGGTCCACCGCAATGGCCTTGACGCCGGGGACGCCGCGGATGGCCCTATCCACATGGCGGGCGCAGTTGCCGCAGGTCATGCCTTCAACGGGGATTTCCTTTTCGATAACGTTCTCCATATGTGCCTCCGTCGCTCGCGGGGGCAGCAACCCCGCGCGAGCTATTTCGTAGCCCTTCGCCCCGACAGATCGAGGCTCAGGGCGAGGAATCAGCGCTGTCGAACCGTGTAGAGGTCGCGGAGCTCGGCGACGATCTGCTTCTCGCGGCCTTCCCTGATGCCGTGAACGACACAGCTTTCCAGGTGACCGTCAAGCAGAAGAACCTCGAACTTTTCGATGGCGCGGCGGATGGCGTGGGTCTGCTTAAGGATGTCCACGCAGTAGCGGTCCTCTTCCACCATCTTCCGCACGCCGTCCAGATGCCCCTCGATGTAGGCCAGCCGCTTCATGGCTTCGCCCTTCGCACCGTTCTTCATCTGCCCTCCTTGCCTCCAAGGGTCAAACCCATACCCAGTGGGTATGGGTTTAACCTCAGTATGCGCCCCGATTTGCGGAGTGTCAAGGCAGCTTCCTATAATGCTTCCTGATTCAGCTACCGAAACGGAGCCAGTCATGTCCAACGGAACATTCGACGCGCGGGCCGCCGTGAAAAAGGCGGACGACCTTATTCAGAAGACGGCGGACGCCCTCCACGAACAGCTGGCGGAGATGGCCTCGCGTCTGGACCCCTTCCCATACTTCCTTGGGAGCCTGGAGGTGCGCGCGGTGGAGGCCGAGCCGGGAGCCTCCGAGCGGTCCGACCGCGGCTGCATTGTGGTCTGCCAAGACGGCGAACTCTACGAGTTCACGATGAAGATGCAGTCGGAGACGAGCTTCTCCGACCTGAGCATGAGCCGCGACGACTCAGTGAAGCGGATCGAGCTGCCGCCGCGGGACTATATCCCCTTTGCCTATAACGCGATCAAGGAGTTGGGGAAACTTATCGAGGAGCAGTCGGCGCGAGGGAAGAAGTACCGGTTCTAGGAGAAACCTCTCTCTTGGCCTTCTACGAGAGCTCCTGCCTCGAAGCTAGGCGCTGATGCGAAATCACGCATCGTACCTCGCCCCATCGGGGGAGAGTACCTCGAGAAGCATTTGTCCTCAGGCTGTATCCTCGGCCCCGATGCTTCCCGAGAGGTGAGGGGGCACAACTCTCCCTTGATAAGCTTTTTGCGCAAAGACCCTAGTTGCGGAGAGCGGCTAAAACATCGTTCGCCCATCAATACGTCAAAGAAAGACTACTGCGCCAGACGCCTACTTCCTATTGTTCCCGCCTGGCGACTTGTCCATCCGCGTGAAATCGTGGAGGGCGTCCACCCAGCGGACCGTGCCCGAGCGGGAGCGCATGACGATGGAGTGCGTCTCCGCGCCGCCGTTGAAGTAGCGCACGCCCTTCAGCATGTCGCCCCCGGTGACTCCCGTGGCCGCGAAGTAGACGTCGTCGCCGCCGCACAGCTCCTCCGTCGTGTAGACCTTGTTCAGGTCTATCCCCGCGGCCAGCGCCTTCTGCCTCTCCTTCTCGTCCTTGGGCCAAAGCTTCCCCTGGATCTCGCCGCCGACGCACCTGATGGCCGCCGCCGCGACGACGGCCTCGGGTGTGCCGCCGATGCCCATCAGCACGTCAATGGGACTGCCGGGCGTGGCGGCATGGATGGCCGCGGCGATATCGCCGTCGGAGATGAGGCGGACGCGCGCGCCGGCGGCCCGGATATCGGCGATGAGCTTGTCATGACGTGGGCGGTCGAGGACGATGACGATGAGCTCTTGGACGGGCTTCTTCTTCGCCTTGGCGATATTCTTGAGGTTCTCGGCCACGGGGGCGTTGATGTCAATCGCGCCGCGCGCATCCTTGTTGACAGCGAGTTTGTCCATGTAGACCACTTCCCTGGGGACGTGCATCGTCCCGCGAAGGGAGACGGCGATGGCGGAGATGGCGCCGGGAAGCCCCTTCGAGGTCAGGGTCGTGCCGTCTATCGGGTCCACGGCGATGTCCACCTTCGGCGTCGGGGCCGCGCCGAGCCTCTCGCCGATGTAGAGCATCGGCGCTTCGTCCTTCTCGCCCTCGCCGATGACGACGATGCCCTCCATTTGGATAGTGGCGAGGGTTGCGCGCATGGCGTCCACGGCGGCCTGGTCCACCAGGTTCTTATCGCCCATGCCCATGTACCGCCCGGCGGCTAGGGCTGCGGCCTCCGTCACGCGGATAAGGTCAATGCCGAAATGCGGAGCGATCTGGGCGATGGAGTTCGGCGGAGGCATGGCTATTCTCCCCAGGTAGGTTGCGTCAGCAGTCGCCGCGCCGCGGCGACCCATGCGCAGGGTCGCCGCAACGGTAGCGGGCCTATTATAATGGGGGGCCAATTTTGTGTGCTAGACAGGAGGCCGCTATGACTGCATCGGAACTCAACGGCATCGCCCGGGCGATGGTCGCCGAGGGAAAGGGCATCCTCGCCGCGGACGAGAGCACAGGAACGATCGAGAAGCGGCTGAAGAGCGTGGGGGCGGCGAACACGGAAGACAACCGGCGCGCCTGGCGGCAGCTCCTCTTCACCACGCCTGGCGCGGGGAAGTTCGTCAGCGGCGTCATCCTCTATGACGAGACGCTCCGCCAGAAGTCCACGGACGGCGTTCCCCTCGTAGAAGTGCTGACCAAGCAGGGTATCATCCCCGGCATCAAAGTGGACAAGGGCACGAAGCCCCTGCCCGGCTCGCCGGACGAGCTGATCACCGAAGGTCTCGATGGGCTGAAGGAGCGCCTGACCGAGT is part of the Chloroflexota bacterium genome and harbors:
- a CDS encoding enoyl-CoA hydratase/isomerase family protein; amino-acid sequence: MAYETLLFEKTGHKAVITLNRPQALNSFNRAMMRELVEAWAAVKNDGDIWVTILTAVGDKAFCTGIDVRESAAEVAAIGHMERWKDVPGSRVTARQNGCWKPVITAVNGMCAGGGLYFAGDSDITICSENATFFDPHVTYGRVTAVEPVMLTRRIPFGEVMRMSLMGSAWRMNAQRAHQIGLVQEVVPAAKLMETAHAMADVLAELPPLTLAGTVEAIWKGLEMDRQAAMDYGLLVAQRNAFTEDHEEGRRAFAEKRKPQYKNR
- a CDS encoding PIG-L family deacetylase, whose amino-acid sequence is MPKNASRSTRTANHRVILGVFAHPDDETTSSAGTMCRYSKEGVPVHIISATRGEQGALGTNGVTYTRKELPAVRERELREALARYGANPPVFLGYRDQEMKDANPRELVGKIEAEMLRVRPTAVITFGPHGISKHPDHTAVHKATKKAFDSYRKKTGADVSLLYVALPGKRVKEFKLDLDGPETKPNVTIDITPDFRTKIWGLRNYRSQEDAQFLAKMFEERKVTQESFHQIYPPLPKGTMKTRLWE
- a CDS encoding VOC family protein, whose translation is MSGKLRLYQTSFTVSDFDRSIAFYRDVLGMTVKRTFLKDGETLGVMTGYPGTQLRIAMLAAGDHEIELLHYIPAAGKKQPPERRDIGAGHIAFQVDDIEAVYKDLKAKGVRFVSPPQDFGAAKACYFTDPDGITLELVQRMPG
- a CDS encoding SDR family oxidoreductase, whose protein sequence is MEQSLLGLSGKVALVTGGAAGIGRGCAVMLARAGCNIAIADVDKPGAEKVAREVHGMGHRALAIEVDVRKPESVARMLEETVKGLGRLDICVNNVGSMAGHRPTPFLEATPNFFEDVIANNLRATYWCCHAEAKSFIARGVRGSIINISSLAGIRAVKGLSPYGAAKAGIINLTQNIALELAPHGIRVNAIAPATTATEKMTERVAKGDFRPVEEANPMKRLASPEDMGGAAVYLASALAAYVTGHTIVVDGGVSLTTPRPAP
- a CDS encoding amidohydrolase family protein, whose translation is MPMPFAPRNAMGRPPSLDPAPDDSYNRPIAHRETPMGRTIFADANLIDGEHPPQKNTTVVVEGERISRIAPRGEKVPSLPGDVRFDLGGKSLMPGMVMAHFHPTYQHAGTWGGPVDLQHPPAYLAMVAAKNVHELLMCGYTSYIGASTVHNIDAVLKKAIADKLIQGPRIVAASRDVVTTGGVVDNVPHWWEVGLEGIAFRCDGPDAFRRGVREEIKRGADIIKLYVTWGHGVPGDSEQMAISQDELQAAADAAHERGKLIRGHVVSKKGIMACLKARVDLLDHADAIDGEAIEGILKNKAYVAPSIFYPSRLLEEAKRRGEADQLRWRIVADEFEKTCAMLPEATAAGVKMVVGDDYGTVALPHGSYARELEIYVKRAGIAPLDVIRWATKNGAELMGLGSDLGTVAPGKFADLLVMDGDPTADIAVLQDKNRIKAVMKGGQFEKKAL
- a CDS encoding SDR family oxidoreductase, with protein sequence MGIMGPSLRRTEEDTMYKQTTSLAGKAAVVTGAAQGIGKAIAECYAEFGAKVVIVDIQPKPLADAEQAIRKAGGTVLALQKDVRKQADVDSIVQATVKQFGSIDVLVNNVGWTKRKLFMEMTDEEWMEAIDVNLVQAMRCTRAAAKAMMAKGTRGSIINVTTIEGFRAAPGFAPYAAAKAGLTNFTKTMALELGPWGIRINAIAPDATVTPRILEMRPDWAKGSKPPHIPMGRRGQPEDHAGAALYLASDMSAWVTGETIHVGGGTYAASGWRLTNSGHWSTDGINAQVYSGKPFEG
- a CDS encoding SDR family oxidoreductase, whose product is MAGKGKAIVAGGAGALGLSIARALRNEGYETHVTAIDAHEESRFKASPDVQGITCHIANFADGESVEALFRKVGGPLAAMVTTIGGFAAGPIAELTPEGIDKMTTLNVKTTLLALKGAYPYLKQNPGGAGVVVVAARPAALGGPGMALYAATKAAVANIALSAAQEWLKDGITVNAILPSTMDTPANRAAMPKADFTKWPKTDEVAQVAAFLVGEKARIVSGGAIPVYGKA
- a CDS encoding carbonic anhydrase, with the protein product MPLLDDVLAHNKRFVEERTRPVSRAPAKKIAIFTCMDTRLVDFLEPALGLKRGDAKIIKNAGTTVIDPRGGVIRSLVVAVHALGCEEILVIGHLDCGMGTIDEKRLEKKMLASGVSRSAITELQPSLAEWLGTFKDVYGNLRRVTKIIRKNPLIPKSVPVHGLMFDPATGKLEVVVRDRS
- a CDS encoding copper-translocating P-type ATPase — encoded protein: MPVATEKKEFPVQGMTCASCVRHVERALGETPGVSAASVNLATERASVAYDPSLVTFDALASAVSEAGYTLLPESKESEDADALRKAREVRALRRRFVSSAIVGAFVMLASFNVIPGLNDLSDRARFTALFVIATPVQFWAGRQFYTGAWSAARHRTANMSTLIAVGTVAAWAYSVVATFAPGFFERGGLMADVYYDTAIVIIALILLGRYLEATARSRTSSAIKKLMGMQPKTATVLTDGGEVETLINAVKVGDLLIVKPGERIPVDGVVVSGRSAVDEAMLTGESLPVTKSQGVNVYAGTINTTGGITFRATQIGKGTAIARIVALVQEAQGSKAPIQRLADQIAAIFVPAVIAVAALAFLLWMLVGPSPVLTYALLTFISVLIIACPCALGLATPTAIMVGTGRGAESGILIRNAEALETAHKLDAVMLDKTGTLTQGKPRVTDVIAAGMAERDLAALAASAERRSEHPLALAVVQYAKELGISLSEPQDFAAEAGLGVKAMVDGKAVLIGNDLFMAEWSLHVDGLGDRAKLLSTQGKTPIYVAVDGEVRGLIAIADTIRPESKEAVASLKALGLEVVMVTGDTEGTAKAIAGELGIERVMAQVLPEHKADEVKRLQAEGKRVAMVGDGINDAPALAQADVGIAIGTGADVAMETAAITLMSGDVRGVPRAIALSKATMRAIRQNLFWAFAYNVALIPVAAGVLYPVFNALGGVPDSLDFAFGDQGFLNPILAAAAMALSSVSVVSNSLRLRHSRLSSG
- a CDS encoding heavy-metal-associated domain-containing protein: MENVIEKEIPVEGMTCGNCARHVDRAIRGVPGVKAIAVDLLRKRAKVAYDPALATEEAMAQAVKKAGYTLKIAA
- a CDS encoding metal-sensitive transcriptional regulator, with amino-acid sequence MKNGAKGEAMKRLAYIEGHLDGVRKMVEEDRYCVDILKQTHAIRRAIEKFEVLLLDGHLESCVVHGIREGREKQIVAELRDLYTVRQR
- the glpX gene encoding class II fructose-bisphosphatase, encoding MPPPNSIAQIAPHFGIDLIRVTEAAALAAGRYMGMGDKNLVDQAAVDAMRATLATIQMEGIVVIGEGEKDEAPMLYIGERLGAAPTPKVDIAVDPIDGTTLTSKGLPGAISAIAVSLRGTMHVPREVVYMDKLAVNKDARGAIDINAPVAENLKNIAKAKKKPVQELIVIVLDRPRHDKLIADIRAAGARVRLISDGDIAAAIHAATPGSPIDVLMGIGGTPEAVVAAAAIRCVGGEIQGKLWPKDEKERQKALAAGIDLNKVYTTEELCGGDDVYFAATGVTGGDMLKGVRYFNGGAETHSIVMRSRSGTVRWVDALHDFTRMDKSPGGNNRK